AGGCCTATCCGAGAATGGAGAATAGATTcacgaaattaaaatattttaagcaACCGATTTCGACAAAACGTAAACTTCAACATAAGAAAATGCTTTACGTACTCTAACGCATGGCGAAGAATTTTGCCGTTAACAACAATGCTTTTCATCATCTTCTCGCCTTTTCGATTACGGAATGGGATGATTCTTGACTCAAGAAGAAAGGTCAAAGCGTGGACTGCAATGGCATTCAGAATCCCTTTTATACGAACAAAACAAATGGAGAAAGAATTACCTTAGGAAAAAAAACAtatggagagagaggagaagaaaagcAATGGTTGCAAAAGATTCGTATATTCTGGGGAACTCCAAGAAGATCGGCAGTCCGATGTTGTCATTCGCACCTGCTCAGGCTTTTGCAAATTTATAGAAACAGACATGCAGGCGTCTCATGGTGCGGAATGTCAGTACCACAAGCTGAGAAATTTATATAGTTCCACTTAATCCCTTTTTGATGGTCAGAAGCTCAGAAATTTATATAACAGGAAAGCTTTCTCTTGCTACATGAATCAAATATTTCATTTACTTTCTCAACAATGTCTGTCAGTTGATCCAAAAAAAATGTTCTGCCGTATAGAAATAGATTTAATAAATACTGACAACTCCAAGATTGGGCCAGATTAGTGCATTCCTGTTTTTAAGGATTTAAGACAGGAAAGCATCGCCTTAGACAGCTGGCCCCTGTGGGCTATGAAGGAGAAACAGTCGAAAACAACACGCTATAAAGAAGAAGGCCGACATTTAAGTTTATAGACTCAGTGCAATTGATGAAAGACTAATGCAATCTTTGGAGATGGAATAACATACCACTTGAGATACCAAGCACCAAAATGAAACCTGCTCATTCCAATATCCTTTTAAGGATATCTACGAGAAGATTTCCATGGTGGGACATACACTATTTCTTCATACAAGAAAGGAAACTTGTTACGATtgttaaacaaaaaaaatccaaTTGCAAATAGTAAAGCAAAGACATGCAACACAGACATTTCAGcgccttcccgatgcaactgattCAGATGAGAACAAGTACCGCACACGAGAAAGAACAGAATCATGTGTTGGGTCATATGGGTGATCTTTTGAAGGAATCTCTAAAATTGCAGGAACAGGCTTGTTGTAGCCATCCACAAGAAATCTTATCGTATTTGCAACCTGAAGTAAAAACCACAAAAGCAAAGTCAGTGGTGCTACAGTAGATGTTTACTTGTTTTCGCACTCAAGTACCAGTGACATGGAAAAGGTTAATCAGCTCTCAGCTGGTTTTTGCTATGAAACAGTCGCTAAACAAGCTCAGATGATATAATACAAAAACACATGTCAAAAATTAGACATAAGATCTAAACAAAAAAACAGATCCACGACAATCCAAGCCTATGCAGTAAATGagtctgttaggatttgacaccttgagattcggtccacattgagcccacagcgaggtccgcaACGAAAAATAGAGTCTAACGAgtccaagatcacctcaaacaaaGTTCGGACAGCGAAGATACGCGCGAGAGAAGTCGGCAAGAAATCCGGAGCGACGAAGGACCGCCAGCAGCCGGCCGCATCGCCGCATGCGGCCCGGGCGTGCAGgatgcggcccaggcccaggcgtgcGAGCGCGCGGGATGGCACAGGCATGTGCGCGGGCGCGGCCCAGACCCACGTGGCCCGCACTGGGAGCCCGTAGCCCGATCCATTGTGAACCGAGCAGTGCACAGGAAGGCGCACGGACCTCATGGGCGTTTTCCATGCGTTTTTCACGGTCCATGGACTATTCCGTGGATTGACGCGAGATCGAAGGGCATGGATTGTTTCCGATTTCAATCTGACAGCTCCAGAATTTTGTTTGGGTGCTGTAAGGActcctaaatctaatctaacacgaACTTAAGCCTTATAAAAGACTTGTTCGTGAACAGGGATGTGCTATGGTGGTGCGGCATTGATCCGAGAAGAGCCTAGGAAAACCAGTGAACCCACATGAAGAGAGAGACGCAGCGCTGAGAGCAGAAAGAGTaaggaggctcctagacagcaGACAGCGGTTGCTTCAGGGTTCAGGaggatcttcctagagagagagcttttataaggAAAAACTTCCTATGAGAGAAAAATTGGATATACAAGGATTTAGGATGAGATCTCCTTTTataatatttcttttctcatagtgaagtttgcatgctccgtggaaACGAGCCCCTTTTTTGCTGATCTACGTATCtgattgttttctattttattttttctttcttcctgctgcatcgcgcggtatcgaaaagatcctgggAAGTgatatcctggccagacatccaccctacAAGTGGTAGCAGAGCGAGACGGTACAAAGACGCAGATTACAGCGGTGGTGAGcgagactgaagatggagaagacaggatcaatcaagatggagatcaacaaatttgatggaaagaacaatttctccttgtggcagacaaGGGTGAAGAACGTGCTCATCTAGCAAGGAttaatcgatgctctcttgtgcaagaagaagccgaccaccatagaggtgcaggattggagacggctccagatgcaggcggtgagtaccatccgcctGTCTCTAGCGgataaggtggtgatccatgtgcttagcgagacgtTTCCGAcaatgctgtggtcgaagctcgaagagttgtacatgacgaaatctctcaccaacactcttttcctttgaagacagttctaccagctgcggatggctgagggacagcgtgtaggagcatctaaaccacttccagaagatcctcaccgacttcctcagcgttggcgagaatgttgaaaaAAAGACCAGGACGCtgattttgctagcgtcgcttccaccttcgtatgagtccttgatgactgctcttctagtagggaagagcaccatcaagatggatgaggtcaccacggcgatactccagaacgaggttctcaggaggaagaacccagcttcaagctcaaatggcggtagctcagctttgatggtttctgaaggagcaggaggcagtagacggagcgacaggagatcgcgacgaggacggtccaagtctaggagggacttgagcaaaatcaggtgttatcagtgTGACGAGTTGGGGTATCTAGCTAAAGACTGCTCTCAACTCAAGGATCGGACGATGATTACTATAGCGACGGCCAGTAGTGATTCAGAgagagatatcctggagatatctgatgaggtatctatttctttccagcagtggattttagattctgcatgaacctatcatgtatgttgtagaaaggagcagtttgacttcctgaagaacagtgagggcactgtttatctgtcggatggatcatgctgtgcaatcagaggcatcgggatggttagctggaggacacatgatggtacaGTGAGGAGATTAAGGAAGGTCCGatatatatccgatttcagacggaatcttatctcactaagtaGACTGAATTCGAAagactacaggatggtagctggtagaggaatcctgaaggtgctacgcggcgataggattgttctggagaggaagaaggggaggagaggacattattacctgacggagagtccagtgcgagatggagcttcaggagccaggaggaatccagagcgaggtggagctccaggtggaggtggatcgggcacgagacaggaaacTCGGAAAGATGAAAGAcgatatcgcaaggtgagatttctattacaGTAGGAAGATGTCCCAAGCAGATCTCGGGTCaaaaggagcacagcatacgacggagatgggatcgagcgatttggctcgactctcatatttgcccatccatgatcagcaggcgattgccctaggACATGGAGGCgaggagattcagaagctctTGGAGTCAGAAAGAGACCGAATATCAAagcgagatagagattgttaggatttgatacctcaaaaTTCGGTCCATATTGAGCTCACAGCGAGATCCGCgataaaaaatgaagtccaacgagcccaagattaCCTCAAACGGAGTTCGCACAGACAAGATATGCACGAGAAAAATCGGTACGAAATTCAGAGCAGCGGAGGATCGGCGACGGCCGACTGCGGGCCGGCGGAGCGACGGCGGCGCGGTCGCGCGCTGCCCCGGTGCgcagggcgcggcccaggcccaggggCGCGAGCGCGTAGGCCGGCCCAAGCCCAAGCGTGCGAGCACACAGGCCGGCACAGGCGCGCGTGCGAGTGCGGCTCAAGCCCACGTGGCCCGCCTTGGGAGCCCGtagcccgatccaccatggatcagACGGTGCACAGAAAGACGCGTGGACCGCATGAACGTTTCCCatacatttctcgcggtccacggactatttcgtggaccggtgCGAGATTGGAGGGCGTGGGTTGTTTCTGATTTCAATCCGACGGCTCCAGGGTTTTGTTTGGGTGCTGTAaagactcctaaacctaatctaacatGGATTTAAGCCTTATAAAAAGCTTATTCGTGAACAGGGACGTGCTGTGGTGGTGCGGCGTTGATCCGAGAAGAGCCCTGGAAAACCAGTGAACCCACATGAAGAGAGAGACGCGACGCTGAGAGGAGGAGCAAGGAGACTCCTAGACAGCGGATAGCGATCGATTCAGGGATTCAggagggtcttcctagagagagcttttgtgaagaagaacttcttgtgagagagaaattgggtataCAAGGGTTAAGGATGAGatttcctcttgtaatatttcttttctcatagtgaagtttgcatgccccgtggaagcGAGTACTTTTTTTACTGATCTATGTATCtgattgttttctgttttatttcttctttctttctgctgcatcgtgcGGTATCAAAAAAATCccgagaggtggtgtcctggccagacatccatcctacAGAGTCTAACATTTAAAACCCAGACTGATTAGTTTAGTGGAACATCAAGTTCAACCAAATTCAACAACTGAGTAAAGGAGCAGTTTATATATTTGATTAGTATGTACAGATTTTTGTCATGTACCGAATTTCCTGCTGACTTAAGGTTAAATTGGCACAGCACTATAACAGAACCATGGGCATCCTAAGATGCTATCATCGAGTTGATGCAAGCAAAAGAAATTTCCCATGAAAGAATTTAAGGCAACTCTTATTTGCCAGCTGAAGATGTGCTTAATAATATAGTTACTTGCACAAGTTCGATTGTTAACTTTCAGACACCATTTTGTGCCTGGCTTTTAGTGCATCAGATAGAATGATATACGGAACAAAATGTACTGGGCTAACCAAAAAGCATGAAAGTTGAACAAAGTTTACCAGTGacaggaaagagaaaaaaatcatacATCCACTAATAAAGTACTCATATATGAAAGCTTACATATTGGCTGATCAGCACTATGGCAATGTCTTCCTTGGTGGTGAACTCTCTAAAAGCATCCTCGATTGCTTTCACAGTCGTTTCTGATAAGCAGGAATAAAGTTGTCATT
The sequence above is a segment of the Elaeis guineensis isolate ETL-2024a chromosome 7, EG11, whole genome shotgun sequence genome. Coding sequences within it:
- the LOC105047900 gene encoding V-type proton ATPase subunit F, which encodes MAGRAQIRTNNSALIAMIADEDTITGFLLAGVGNVDLRRKTNYLVVDSKTTVKAIEDAFREFTTKEDIAIVLISQYVANTIRFLVDGYNKPVPAILEIPSKDHPYDPTHDSVLSRVRYLFSSESVASGRR